In one window of Streptomyces kaniharaensis DNA:
- a CDS encoding DUF5713 family protein yields the protein MPITDERVAQRRFLRALYADDYYPDAVVDQGRDILLRLCERIEAERPSDLAALYALTAVATEEFNVLQEAFEAADSEIETVAREEIAEDFAFIAEAYDFPGADVEGLIAARDW from the coding sequence ATGCCGATCACCGACGAGCGGGTCGCCCAGCGCCGCTTCCTGCGCGCCCTGTACGCGGACGACTACTACCCCGATGCCGTCGTCGACCAGGGCCGCGACATCCTGCTGCGGCTGTGCGAGCGGATCGAGGCCGAGCGGCCGTCCGACCTCGCCGCCCTGTACGCCCTCACGGCCGTCGCCACCGAGGAGTTCAACGTCCTCCAGGAGGCGTTCGAGGCGGCGGACAGCGAGATCGAGACGGTCGCCCGCGAGGAGATCGCCGAGGACTTCGCCTTCATCGCCGAGGCCTACGACTTCCCGGGCGCGGACGTGGAGGGGCTGATAGCCGCACGGGACTGGTGA
- a CDS encoding GNAT family N-acetyltransferase, giving the protein MSAASGVVIRRLRVADAERYREFRLTALRETPSAFTSSHEEEREKPVAATVRRLAEAERGPGALLGAFDVDGELVGTAGLRVPGRRQERHKATLFGMAVARAAGGRGVGRALVERSLERAAGDRELRQVLLTVSEGNDPAIRLYTSCGFEVWGREPQAVLVDGRAVTKLHMVRLLDAHQSRAAISPSTSAPGKS; this is encoded by the coding sequence GTGTCAGCCGCTAGCGGGGTCGTCATCCGGCGGCTGCGCGTGGCCGATGCCGAGCGGTACCGGGAGTTTCGGCTCACCGCCCTGCGGGAGACGCCGAGCGCGTTCACGTCGAGCCACGAGGAGGAACGGGAGAAGCCGGTCGCGGCGACCGTGCGGCGGCTGGCCGAGGCCGAGCGCGGGCCGGGCGCCCTGCTCGGGGCGTTCGACGTGGACGGCGAGCTGGTCGGGACGGCCGGGCTGCGCGTGCCCGGCCGGCGCCAGGAGCGGCACAAGGCGACGCTGTTCGGCATGGCCGTCGCCCGCGCGGCCGGCGGCCGGGGTGTCGGCCGCGCGCTGGTCGAGCGTTCTCTCGAACGAGCCGCTGGGGACCGCGAGTTGCGTCAGGTGCTGCTGACGGTGTCGGAGGGCAACGACCCGGCGATCCGGCTCTACACCTCCTGCGGGTTCGAGGTGTGGGGCCGGGAGCCGCAGGCCGTTCTGGTGGACGGACGGGCCGTCACCAAGCTCCACATGGTGCGCCTGCTGGACGCTCACCAGTCCCGTGCGGCTATCAGCCCCTCCACGTCCGCGCCCGGGAAGTCGTAG
- a CDS encoding class I SAM-dependent methyltransferase has protein sequence MTVDDLARRIADDVAGDGGLAGLRRLSGVIATLEDRRTVLVEELRRGRHATWEEIGRACGMTRQGATRRWSGKLRARSFGAAASAYQQGRPGYPQALIGSVVSREARRVLDLGAGTGKLTRLLVDAGLDVVAVEPDEAMRDQLAAAVPKAAVRAGSAERIPLADGSVDAVVVAQAWHWFDQGAAVPEIARVLAPGGTLALVWNVRDESEPWAAALGALMHRSTRQVIDTQPVVPAPFGAPERLEIRWQHVTTRAEIVDMVASRSYVIALPEAERARLLADVEELLATHPDLAGRDEIAMPYITRCTRVSR, from the coding sequence ATGACTGTCGATGATCTTGCTCGGCGCATCGCCGACGACGTCGCGGGCGACGGCGGACTTGCCGGACTGCGCCGTCTGTCCGGCGTGATCGCCACGCTGGAGGACCGCCGCACCGTCCTGGTCGAGGAGTTGCGCCGCGGACGGCACGCGACCTGGGAGGAGATCGGCCGGGCCTGCGGGATGACCCGCCAGGGCGCCACCCGGCGCTGGTCCGGCAAGCTGCGGGCCCGGTCGTTCGGTGCGGCGGCGAGCGCGTACCAGCAGGGGCGGCCCGGCTATCCGCAGGCGCTGATCGGCTCGGTCGTTTCGCGCGAGGCTCGACGGGTGCTGGACCTGGGTGCGGGCACCGGCAAGCTGACCCGGCTGCTGGTGGACGCGGGCCTGGACGTGGTCGCGGTCGAACCGGACGAGGCGATGCGAGACCAGCTGGCGGCGGCCGTCCCGAAGGCGGCCGTGCGCGCGGGCTCGGCCGAGCGGATCCCGCTGGCGGACGGCAGCGTGGACGCGGTGGTGGTGGCGCAGGCCTGGCACTGGTTCGACCAGGGCGCGGCGGTGCCGGAGATCGCGCGCGTGCTCGCCCCGGGCGGGACACTCGCGCTGGTGTGGAACGTCCGCGACGAGTCCGAGCCGTGGGCCGCCGCACTGGGTGCCCTGATGCACCGCTCGACCCGGCAGGTGATCGACACCCAGCCGGTGGTGCCCGCGCCCTTCGGTGCCCCCGAGCGGCTGGAAATCCGCTGGCAGCACGTCACGACCCGCGCGGAGATCGTCGACATGGTCGCGTCGCGCAGCTATGTGATCGCCCTGCCGGAGGCGGAGCGGGCCCGCCTGCTGGCGGACGTCGAGGAGCTCCTCGCCACTCACCCCGACCTCGCGGGCCGCGACGAGATCGCCATGCCGTACATCACCCGGTGCACCCGTGTCAGCCGCTAG
- a CDS encoding sensor histidine kinase gives MLRAGSSPGRRPSAPLLSWLLPTAVLAAAAVTAAAAASAGARAEVLWCGLTGTAAVAVVAAEAGRRGRALAILREQHTKLEAELSRRLARQDVATTTLAKETLPAAVRRLQRTGSVDNAMRAHETRDPLLSPEFQAARDEVLYRVLQIVDNEEALREATQRAFVNIARRVQAIIHRQAQDLREMEDRHGNDPAVFDDLLRLDHGNALTGRLADSIAVLGGARPGRQWSRPVALYSVLRGGMSRILEYQRVDLHPVAEVAVVGPAVEPLIHAVAELLDNATRYSPPHTHVHLSASEVQSGIAIDIEDGGLGLSDDSRIRAERILKTAQGDFGLNDLGETPRLGLAVVGRLCRAYGFQVSLRPSAYGGVRAVLIVPQELLTTAPATGRAHGIGSFSGPRPLPANPPRQKAGSRPWGATAAPVAASGPSSGTSPWAASGPMRPGPTRANGVRPGPAEDDVTVVTERTANGLPQRRRHRPGPTGTGVPGPARAPEPTGDTTGTADRKPVEPGVWLAAFMEGVNGEAPSTGSAGQTSEETSGKGEQ, from the coding sequence ATGCTTCGAGCTGGATCGTCACCAGGCAGACGGCCTTCCGCTCCCCTGCTCTCGTGGCTGCTGCCCACGGCCGTGCTGGCCGCAGCCGCGGTCACCGCCGCGGCCGCGGCGTCCGCCGGGGCCCGCGCCGAGGTGCTCTGGTGCGGTCTGACGGGCACGGCGGCGGTGGCCGTGGTGGCCGCCGAGGCGGGCCGTCGGGGGCGGGCGCTGGCCATCCTGCGCGAGCAACACACGAAACTCGAAGCGGAGTTGAGCCGACGCCTCGCCCGGCAGGACGTCGCGACGACCACCCTCGCGAAGGAGACCCTGCCGGCGGCGGTCCGCCGGCTCCAGCGCACGGGCTCGGTCGACAACGCGATGCGGGCGCACGAGACCCGCGACCCGCTGCTCAGCCCCGAGTTCCAGGCCGCCCGGGACGAGGTGCTGTACCGCGTCCTCCAGATCGTCGACAACGAGGAGGCTCTGCGCGAGGCCACGCAGCGCGCCTTCGTCAACATCGCCCGACGCGTCCAGGCGATCATCCACCGCCAGGCCCAGGACCTGCGCGAGATGGAGGACCGCCACGGCAACGACCCGGCCGTCTTCGACGACCTGCTGCGCCTGGACCACGGCAACGCGCTGACCGGCCGCCTCGCCGACAGCATCGCCGTCCTCGGCGGCGCCCGCCCCGGCCGCCAGTGGAGCCGGCCGGTGGCCCTGTACAGCGTGCTGCGCGGCGGCATGTCGCGCATCCTCGAGTACCAGCGGGTCGACCTGCACCCGGTGGCCGAAGTCGCCGTGGTCGGCCCGGCCGTCGAACCGCTCATCCACGCGGTCGCCGAACTGCTGGACAACGCCACCCGCTACTCCCCGCCGCACACCCACGTGCACCTGAGCGCGTCCGAGGTGCAGAGCGGGATAGCGATCGACATCGAGGACGGCGGCCTCGGCCTCAGCGATGACAGCCGGATCCGCGCCGAACGCATCCTCAAGACGGCCCAGGGCGACTTCGGCCTCAACGACCTCGGCGAGACCCCCCGGCTCGGCCTGGCCGTGGTCGGCCGGCTCTGCCGGGCCTACGGCTTCCAGGTGTCGCTGCGCCCGTCCGCCTACGGCGGGGTGCGCGCGGTGCTGATCGTGCCGCAGGAACTGCTCACCACCGCGCCCGCCACCGGCCGGGCGCACGGCATCGGCAGCTTCTCCGGCCCCCGGCCGCTGCCGGCCAACCCGCCTCGCCAGAAGGCCGGTTCGCGACCCTGGGGGGCGACCGCAGCACCGGTCGCGGCATCCGGCCCGTCCTCCGGCACCTCGCCGTGGGCCGCGTCGGGCCCCATGCGGCCGGGCCCGACGCGAGCGAACGGGGTACGGCCCGGGCCGGCCGAGGACGACGTCACCGTGGTGACCGAGCGCACCGCGAACGGCCTGCCGCAGCGCCGGCGCCACCGCCCGGGACCGACCGGGACCGGCGTGCCCGGGCCCGCCCGGGCCCCCGAACCGACCGGGGACACCACCGGGACCGCGGACCGGAAGCCGGTCGAACCCGGCGTCTGGCTGGCCGCGTTCATGGAGGGCGTCAACGGCGAGGCACCGTCCACCGGTTCGGCCGGCCAGACCAGTGAAGAGACGTCAGGGAAAGGCGAGCAGTGA
- a CDS encoding roadblock/LC7 domain-containing protein: MDWMLRDLAESVPCARHVIVLSADGLRMAQYGTDPDTADRLAAACAGLQSLATAVAHEFPHGDGRMRMVVIEVSGGFFYMMAAGSRAYLAVLADEGVDAGLVSMQMRDLVARIGEHLTAPPRSGEQVA, translated from the coding sequence ATGGACTGGATGCTCAGGGATCTTGCGGAGAGCGTCCCGTGCGCCCGTCACGTCATCGTCCTGTCCGCCGACGGCCTGCGGATGGCCCAGTACGGCACGGACCCGGACACCGCCGACCGGCTCGCCGCCGCCTGCGCCGGCCTGCAGAGCCTGGCCACCGCGGTGGCCCACGAGTTCCCGCACGGCGACGGCCGGATGCGGATGGTCGTGATCGAGGTGAGCGGCGGCTTCTTCTACATGATGGCGGCCGGCTCCCGCGCCTACCTCGCCGTCCTCGCCGACGAGGGCGTCGACGCCGGGCTGGTGAGCATGCAGATGCGGGACCTCGTCGCCCGGATCGGCGAGCACCTGACCGCACCCCCGCGGAGCGGCGAGCAGGTCGCGTGA
- a CDS encoding DUF742 domain-containing protein: MTEPPGRGGWADESEPERLYVITRGRSGPGGQTPFDLVTLIVARAEPAPTMQPEHAAILRLCGSPLSVAEISAYLRLPTSVVTVLLADLLADGLIEARAAVPPADFPDRALLEAVIHGLQRL; this comes from the coding sequence ATGACTGAGCCCCCCGGCCGTGGCGGCTGGGCGGACGAGAGCGAGCCGGAGCGTCTGTACGTCATCACGCGTGGACGCAGCGGCCCGGGCGGGCAGACCCCGTTCGACCTCGTCACCCTGATCGTCGCACGCGCGGAGCCGGCGCCGACCATGCAGCCCGAGCACGCGGCGATCCTGCGCCTGTGCGGTTCGCCGCTGTCCGTCGCCGAGATCTCCGCGTACCTGCGGCTGCCGACGAGCGTGGTCACCGTCCTGCTGGCGGACCTGCTCGCCGACGGCCTGATCGAGGCCCGCGCCGCCGTACCCCCGGCGGACTTTCCCGACCGTGCCCTGCTGGAAGCGGTGATCCATGGACTTCAGAGACTCTGA
- a CDS encoding GTP-binding protein, protein MDFRDSDTLVGPSGADLLPATAATAVKVVIVGGFGVGKTTLVGSVSEIRPLTTEETMTLAGAGVDDLAGVERKTETTVAMDFGRISISDELVLYVFGTPGQERFWFLWNGLFEGALGAVVLVDTRRLEVSFEVIGRLEDRGVPFVVAVNGFPESPDHPVEELRAALDLPPEVPIVACDARRRDSCRDVLMALMRHLYDLAASRP, encoded by the coding sequence ATGGACTTCAGAGACTCTGACACGCTGGTCGGTCCCTCGGGCGCGGACCTGCTCCCGGCCACCGCGGCGACGGCCGTCAAGGTCGTGATCGTCGGCGGTTTCGGCGTCGGCAAGACGACCCTGGTCGGCTCGGTGAGCGAGATCCGTCCGCTCACCACCGAGGAGACGATGACGCTGGCCGGCGCGGGCGTCGACGACCTCGCCGGGGTGGAGCGCAAGACCGAGACCACCGTCGCGATGGACTTCGGCCGGATCAGCATCAGCGACGAGCTCGTGCTGTACGTGTTCGGCACCCCCGGGCAGGAGCGGTTCTGGTTCCTCTGGAACGGCCTGTTCGAGGGGGCGCTGGGCGCGGTCGTGCTGGTCGACACCCGCCGGCTGGAGGTCAGCTTCGAGGTGATCGGGCGGCTGGAGGACCGTGGCGTGCCCTTCGTGGTCGCCGTCAACGGCTTCCCCGAGTCGCCGGACCACCCGGTCGAGGAGCTGCGGGCCGCCCTGGACCTGCCGCCCGAGGTGCCGATCGTCGCCTGTGACGCCCGGCGGCGCGACTCCTGCCGGGACGTCCTGATGGCCCTGATGCGCCACCTGTACGACCTCGCCGCGTCGCGCCCGTGA
- a CDS encoding cytochrome P450, translated as MLPPPGCPAHGLDPGLLGPGGVRRLYGPEAESDPWALYEKLRAEHGEVAPVLLHGDVPAWLVLGHSANLTAMRTPSRFSRDSRRWTAFQDGRVGADSPLLPVVAWQPMCVFTDGEEHRRLRGAVNDGLNRFDRRGIRRHVTRFVDQMVQEYGPTGRAELVTQFAEHLPMLVMTQLLGMPDEYGPRLVEAARDLMKGTETAIASNDYVVATLRRTIERKRAAPGDDLVSSLMQHPAGLTDDEVLAHLRLVLLAANETTVNLIADTLKMVLTDPRFRAHLSGGHMTLPDALDQVLWDSPPLIIVAGRWATGDTELGGQQIKAGDLLLLGLAAGNYDPTVRPDPTAPLFGNRSHLSFGSGPHECPGQDIGRAIAETSIDHLLTRLPDLRLAVEEGELTWTSAWLSRHLVRLPVEFTPRTLDDEPAGEDEPTASVPPVADPAPPAPPAAAVPRPRRSWWSLLTARFRR; from the coding sequence GTGCTCCCGCCCCCCGGGTGCCCCGCCCACGGCCTCGACCCCGGCCTGCTGGGCCCGGGCGGCGTCCGCCGTCTCTACGGCCCCGAGGCCGAGTCCGACCCGTGGGCCCTGTACGAGAAGCTGCGCGCCGAGCACGGCGAGGTGGCCCCCGTCCTGCTCCACGGCGACGTGCCCGCCTGGCTGGTGCTCGGCCACTCCGCCAACCTCACCGCGATGCGCACCCCGTCCCGCTTCTCCCGGGACTCCCGCCGGTGGACGGCGTTCCAGGACGGCCGGGTCGGCGCGGACTCGCCGCTGCTGCCGGTTGTCGCCTGGCAGCCGATGTGCGTGTTCACGGACGGCGAGGAACACCGGCGCCTGCGCGGCGCCGTCAACGACGGCCTGAACCGCTTCGACCGGCGCGGCATCCGGCGCCACGTCACCCGGTTCGTCGACCAGATGGTGCAGGAGTACGGCCCCACCGGCCGCGCCGAACTGGTCACCCAGTTCGCCGAGCACCTGCCGATGCTCGTCATGACCCAGCTCCTCGGCATGCCCGACGAGTACGGCCCGCGGCTGGTCGAGGCCGCCCGCGACCTCATGAAGGGCACCGAGACGGCGATCGCCAGCAACGACTACGTGGTGGCGACGCTGCGCCGCACCATCGAGCGCAAGCGCGCGGCGCCCGGGGACGACCTGGTCTCCTCGCTGATGCAGCACCCGGCCGGACTCACCGACGACGAGGTGCTGGCACACCTGCGGCTCGTCCTGCTCGCCGCGAACGAGACCACCGTCAACCTCATCGCCGACACCCTGAAGATGGTCCTCACCGACCCCCGCTTCCGCGCCCACCTCTCCGGCGGGCACATGACCCTGCCGGACGCCCTCGACCAGGTGCTGTGGGACTCCCCGCCGCTGATCATCGTCGCCGGCCGCTGGGCCACCGGCGACACCGAGCTCGGCGGGCAGCAGATCAAGGCCGGCGACCTGCTGCTCCTCGGCCTGGCCGCCGGCAACTACGACCCGACCGTCCGGCCCGACCCCACCGCGCCGCTCTTCGGCAACCGCTCCCACCTGTCCTTCGGCAGCGGCCCGCACGAGTGCCCCGGGCAGGACATCGGCCGCGCCATCGCCGAGACCAGCATCGACCACCTCCTCACCCGCCTGCCCGACCTGCGCCTGGCCGTCGAGGAGGGGGAGCTGACCTGGACCTCGGCCTGGCTCTCCCGCCACCTCGTGCGCCTCCCCGTCGAGTTCACCCCCAGGACCCTCGACGACGAGCCGGCCGGCGAGGACGAGCCCACGGCCTCCGTCCCCCCGGTGGCCGACCCGGCACCTCCCGCCCCGCCCGCGGCCGCCGTCCCCCGCCCGCGCCGCAGCTGGTGGAGCCTGCTGACGGCCCGGTTCCGCCGCTGA
- a CDS encoding purple acid phosphatase family protein — MAGVAAPTTATASAGEAGEPSPLLQSTPHRLGAPSVSGLHLQFGTDPSGEMTVSWITPQSVGRPHVRLGSPDGGLGRVVEAETRTYRDSLSKDEVYVHHARLCGLRPATTYLYTAGHDGASPEMGSFTTAPRGRAAFTFTSFGDQATPNLRRQVVFPDGVPSPLGRYPVFTSSQVGSPAAADIVAAVERVGPLFNLVNGDLCYASYSGRHGQSRTATWADWFINNSRSTRLRPWMPCAGNHENEGGNGPIGALGYQTYFSLPDSAASSDDETAGMWYAFTVGAVRFISLANDDVAIQNSGDTYLRGYSGGAQQRWLERELRAARDSREIDWIVVCMHHPMISSSMHGSGSDLGIREAWGPLFDAYGVDLVVSGHEHYYERSHPVRGTLPNDTRTPVPSDTDPDLVYTDRGTVHMIIGAGGNAATTQDDLFEQPKGRVVVALEDKPRPGAPYRESIWVTEDAPWAAVQDRRHTHGFAAFDVDPGDRRTGRTRMRVTYYTFDGPHGDLTPVDTFTLERSRADARD, encoded by the coding sequence GTGGCGGGAGTCGCGGCCCCGACGACCGCCACGGCGTCGGCGGGGGAGGCGGGGGAACCCAGCCCGCTGCTCCAGTCCACCCCGCACCGGCTCGGCGCGCCCAGCGTCAGCGGGCTCCACCTGCAGTTCGGCACCGACCCCTCCGGCGAGATGACCGTCTCCTGGATCACCCCGCAGTCCGTCGGCCGCCCGCACGTCCGGCTCGGCTCCCCGGACGGCGGCCTCGGTCGGGTCGTCGAGGCCGAGACCCGCACCTACCGGGACTCCCTCTCCAAGGACGAGGTGTACGTCCACCACGCCCGACTCTGCGGACTCCGCCCCGCCACCACCTACCTCTACACCGCCGGCCATGACGGTGCGAGCCCCGAAATGGGCTCCTTCACCACCGCCCCGCGCGGCCGGGCCGCCTTCACCTTCACCAGCTTCGGCGACCAGGCCACCCCGAACCTCCGCCGGCAGGTCGTGTTCCCCGACGGCGTCCCCTCCCCGCTCGGCCGCTACCCGGTGTTCACCAGCAGCCAGGTCGGCTCCCCGGCCGCCGCCGACATCGTCGCCGCCGTCGAGCGCGTCGGCCCGCTGTTCAACCTCGTCAACGGCGACCTCTGCTACGCCTCCTACAGCGGCCGCCACGGGCAGAGCCGCACCGCGACGTGGGCCGACTGGTTCATCAACAACAGCCGCTCGACCCGGCTGCGCCCCTGGATGCCCTGCGCCGGCAACCACGAGAACGAGGGCGGCAACGGCCCGATCGGCGCCCTCGGCTACCAGACCTACTTCTCGCTGCCCGACTCGGCCGCCTCCTCCGACGACGAGACCGCCGGCATGTGGTACGCCTTCACCGTCGGCGCGGTCCGCTTCATCAGCCTCGCCAACGACGACGTGGCGATCCAGAACAGCGGCGACACCTACCTGCGCGGCTACTCGGGTGGCGCCCAACAGCGCTGGCTGGAGCGAGAGTTGCGAGCCGCCCGGGACAGCCGGGAGATCGACTGGATCGTCGTCTGCATGCACCACCCGATGATCTCCAGCTCCATGCACGGCAGCGGCAGCGACCTCGGGATCCGCGAGGCCTGGGGCCCGCTGTTCGACGCCTACGGCGTGGACCTCGTCGTCAGCGGCCACGAGCACTACTACGAGCGCTCCCACCCCGTCCGCGGGACGCTCCCGAATGACACCCGCACCCCGGTGCCCTCGGACACCGACCCCGACCTGGTCTACACCGACCGCGGCACCGTCCACATGATCATCGGAGCCGGCGGCAACGCCGCCACCACCCAGGATGACCTCTTCGAACAGCCCAAGGGCCGCGTCGTCGTCGCCCTGGAGGACAAACCGCGCCCGGGCGCGCCCTACCGCGAGTCGATCTGGGTCACCGAGGACGCCCCCTGGGCCGCCGTCCAGGACCGCCGGCACACCCACGGCTTCGCCGCCTTCGACGTCGACCCGGGGGACCGCCGCACCGGCCGCACCCGCATGCGGGTCACCTACTACACCTTCGACGGCCCCCACGGCGACCTCACCCCGGTCGACACCTTCACCCTCGAACGCAGCCGCGCCGACGCCCGGGACTGA
- a CDS encoding helix-turn-helix domain-containing protein, with product MPQDSSHMDPTADPHRVVVIVDENSNPFELGCATEVFGLRRPEIGRDLYDFRLCSPEPSTLMRDGFFTLTGVAGLEAADSADTLIVPNRPDVDVPRRPAVLDAVRRAHERGTRLVGFCSGAFTLAEAGVLDGRRATAHWQWADSFRARFPAVHLEEDVLFVDDGDILTAAGSAAALDLGLHIVRRDHGAEIANSVSRRLVFAAHRDGGQRQFIERPVPDIPDESLAPLLAWAQERLDAPLTVSGLAARASVSTATLHRRFQAQLGTTPLAWLTRERVALACRLIERGESRFEMVARRSGLGTAANLRALLRRETGLAPSAYRRRFGPGAG from the coding sequence ATGCCGCAAGATTCCTCTCACATGGACCCCACGGCGGACCCGCACCGGGTCGTCGTGATCGTGGACGAGAACTCGAACCCCTTCGAGCTCGGCTGCGCGACCGAGGTGTTCGGCCTGCGCAGACCCGAGATCGGCCGCGATCTGTACGACTTCCGCCTCTGCTCGCCCGAGCCGAGCACGCTGATGCGCGACGGCTTCTTCACCCTCACGGGAGTGGCCGGTCTGGAGGCAGCGGACTCCGCGGACACGCTGATCGTCCCCAACCGGCCCGACGTCGACGTGCCCCGCCGGCCGGCCGTACTCGACGCCGTCCGGCGGGCGCACGAGCGCGGCACGAGGCTGGTCGGGTTCTGCAGCGGCGCCTTCACGCTCGCCGAGGCCGGGGTTCTCGACGGCCGGCGCGCCACCGCGCACTGGCAGTGGGCGGACTCCTTCCGGGCCCGGTTCCCCGCCGTCCACCTCGAAGAGGACGTCCTGTTCGTCGACGACGGCGACATCCTCACCGCCGCGGGCAGCGCGGCCGCACTCGACCTCGGGCTGCACATCGTCCGACGGGACCACGGTGCGGAGATCGCCAACTCCGTCAGCCGGCGGCTGGTCTTCGCCGCGCACCGGGACGGCGGGCAGCGACAGTTCATCGAGCGCCCTGTGCCGGACATCCCGGACGAGTCCCTCGCACCGCTGCTGGCCTGGGCACAGGAGCGACTGGACGCACCACTGACGGTGTCCGGCCTGGCGGCGCGTGCCTCGGTCAGCACGGCGACGCTGCACCGCCGCTTCCAGGCGCAACTGGGCACGACACCGCTGGCGTGGCTCACGCGGGAACGCGTCGCACTGGCATGCCGGTTGATCGAGCGGGGCGAGTCGCGCTTCGAGATGGTCGCCCGGCGCAGCGGGCTGGGCACCGCCGCCAATCTGCGTGCGCTGCTGCGCCGTGAGACCGGGCTCGCGCCATCGGCGTACCGGCGCCGGTTCGGCCCGGGGGCGGGGTAG
- a CDS encoding cupin domain-containing protein, with the protein MSNDPINLGEALASFDALWSPRIVTRVNDYDVRIAKVEGEHLWHAHDDTDEFFLVLDGELFISLREPAGERTVRLPQGAVFTVPRATEHKPSAPTGAAILMFEPTGTPTVGDRHDQIPDHIDATTGHALES; encoded by the coding sequence ATGAGCAACGACCCGATCAACCTCGGCGAGGCCCTGGCCTCCTTCGACGCGCTGTGGAGTCCCCGCATCGTCACTCGCGTCAACGACTACGACGTACGCATCGCCAAGGTCGAGGGCGAGCACCTCTGGCACGCCCACGACGACACCGACGAGTTCTTCCTGGTGCTCGACGGGGAGCTGTTCATCTCCTTGCGCGAGCCGGCGGGCGAACGCACGGTCCGGCTTCCCCAGGGCGCGGTCTTCACCGTCCCCCGGGCCACGGAGCACAAGCCGTCCGCCCCCACCGGCGCCGCGATCCTCATGTTCGAGCCCACGGGGACGCCGACTGTCGGTGATCGCCACGATCAGATCCCCGACCACATCGACGCGACGACGGGGCACGCCCTCGAATCGTGA
- a CDS encoding YqjF family protein, with protein MSLAHVPAEPITPDPVREVPDTLLTQSWLDLSFLHWAADPADVAPLLPAGTVPDTHDGLTYVGLVAFRMHRVGWFKVPGVPYLGTFPETNVRLYSVDRHGRRGVVFRSLEASRLVPVAIARSTFRLPYMWARMAIHRHADTISYTSSRRWPGPRGARSRISVRIGERIEEPTALEHFLTARWGMHNAYFGRMVYLPNSHQRWPLHRAELLHCEDELVTAAGLPLPVGPPVSVLYSPGVPVRFGRPARPGGLPTR; from the coding sequence ATGTCGCTCGCCCATGTCCCCGCGGAGCCGATAACGCCCGATCCGGTGCGCGAGGTGCCGGACACGCTGCTCACCCAGTCCTGGCTCGACCTGTCGTTTCTGCACTGGGCAGCGGACCCTGCGGACGTGGCACCGCTGCTGCCGGCCGGGACCGTGCCGGACACGCACGACGGGCTCACCTATGTCGGCCTGGTGGCGTTCCGGATGCATCGGGTGGGCTGGTTCAAGGTGCCGGGTGTCCCGTACCTCGGCACCTTTCCGGAGACCAACGTGCGGCTCTACTCGGTGGACCGGCACGGGCGGCGCGGCGTGGTCTTCCGCTCGCTGGAGGCCTCGCGCCTGGTGCCGGTGGCCATCGCCCGCAGCACCTTCCGACTGCCCTACATGTGGGCCCGGATGGCGATCCACCGCCATGCGGACACCATCAGCTACACCAGTAGCCGGCGCTGGCCGGGGCCGCGTGGGGCGCGCTCCCGGATCTCGGTGCGCATCGGCGAGCGGATCGAGGAGCCGACCGCGCTCGAACACTTCCTGACCGCCCGCTGGGGCATGCACAACGCGTACTTCGGCCGGATGGTGTACCTGCCCAACTCCCACCAGCGCTGGCCGCTGCACCGGGCGGAACTCCTGCACTGCGAGGACGAGTTGGTGACCGCCGCCGGGCTGCCTTTGCCGGTCGGCCCGCCGGTGAGCGTGCTGTACTCCCCAGGCGTTCCGGTCCGCTTCGGCCGCCCCGCTCGCCCCGGCGGCCTGCCCACCCGCTGA
- a CDS encoding arsenate reductase ArsC gives MSSPAIPSVLFVCVHNAGRSQMAAAFLTYLGRERVEVRSAGSAPADTVNPAVVEALAEVGIDISAEVPKVLTVAAVQASDVVITMGCGDACPYFPGKRYLDWKLEDPAGQGVDAVRPIRDQIEQRIRGLLADLGIEAAA, from the coding sequence GTGAGCTCTCCCGCCATCCCGTCCGTGCTGTTCGTCTGCGTCCATAACGCCGGCCGCTCCCAGATGGCCGCCGCCTTCCTCACCTACCTCGGCCGCGAGCGGGTCGAGGTCCGCTCCGCCGGCTCCGCCCCCGCCGACACGGTGAACCCGGCCGTGGTCGAGGCCCTGGCCGAGGTCGGCATCGACATCTCCGCCGAGGTGCCGAAGGTGCTCACCGTCGCGGCGGTGCAGGCGTCCGACGTGGTGATCACCATGGGCTGCGGCGACGCCTGCCCGTACTTCCCCGGCAAGCGGTACCTGGACTGGAAGCTGGAGGACCCGGCCGGCCAGGGTGTGGACGCCGTGCGCCCGATCCGCGACCAGATCGAGCAGCGCATCCGCGGCCTCCTCGCCGACCTCGGCATCGAAGCCGCCGCATGA